AATGGATTGGGTGACCCCACAGATGTTGGAGATAGTGGCTGTTGGGGCGATGGCCATGCAGTTTGAATTGCGCATACCTACCGTCTTTACACGCTCGCGGAGCCCGTCCCAATCAAGCGTCGTAGAGCGATCAATCTTCAAAGAGTCGCCACGGCTTTTTTTCAGGAGATCAACGGAATCGATTGGGAGGATCCCCTGGCTCCAGAACGAACCGTCAAAACTCGCATAGGGCCCACGCTCTGCGGCAAGATTTGTGGACGCCTTGATGGCGTAGTAGCTGATTGCTTCCATGGTCCGATCGGAAAACTCGACGGCCGCCTCCGAGGCGTAAGGCAGGCGGAGCTTGTAGAGGGCATCTTGGAAGCCCATAAGGCCCAACCCTATCGGTCGATGCTTCAGGTTGGAGCGCCGCGCCTGATTTACGCTGTAATAGTTCACGTCGATGACGTTATCTAACATGCGTATCGCAGTGTCTACGGTGTTCTCTAGTTTGTAGGTGTTGAGGCCATTGTGATCGACATGGTGGGCAAGATTCACTGATCCCAGGTTACACACGGCGATTTCATCATCGGATGTGTTCAGCGTAATTTCTGTACATAGGTTGGACGAGTGAATCACGCCCATGTGCTGCTGCGGCGAGCGAAGATTGCAAGGATCTTTGAAAGTCATCCAGGGATGACCTGTTTCATAGAGCATGGATAGCTTTTTGCGCCATAGGTCCACGGCGTTGATCACTTTAAAATTCTTAATCTTTCCTTGCGCAGCCATTTCTTCGTATTCGGCGTAGCGCTTTTCAAATGCTTCGCCGAAAAGATCGTGCAAGTCAGGTACTTCGTCGGGCGAAAACAAGGTCCATTGAGCTTCCGAGTTCACCCGTTTCATGAAGAGATCAGGAATCCAGTTGGCAGTGTTCATGTCATGTGTACGACGGCGGTCCTCACCGGTGTTTTTTCGAAGCTCCAAAAATTCTTCAATGTCGAGATGCCAGCTTTCTAGATAGGCGCACATGGCCCCTTTACGTTTACCGCCTTGGTTGACTGCAACAGCTGTATCGTTAGCAACCTTCAGGAATGGAACAATTCCCTGAGACTTACCATTCGTCCCCCTGATGTGAGCACCCATGGCACGCACACGCGTCCAATCATTGCCAAGGCCACCAGCATACTTTGACAAGAGGGCGTCATCTTTAATTGCACTGTAGATACCATCTAGATCATCAGGGATGGTCGTGAGGTAACAACTTGAGAGCTGCGGACGCCGCGTTCCGGCGTTAAACAATGTTGGCGTCGAGCTCATAAAATCAAAGGATGAAAGCACGTTGTAAAATTCAATTGTTCGTTCTTCTCGCTTGGATTCGTTAATGGCAAGCCCCATCGCGACGCGCATAAAGAATGCTTGTGGCAGCTCAAAGTGCGTGCCCCCGTGATGAATGAAGTAACGATCGTAAAGGGTCTGGAGTCCCAGATAAGTGAACTGCTGGTCTCTTTCCGGCTTCAGCGCATTACCAAGTAACTCCAAGTCATAACGCGTCAATTCGTTATCGAGAAGGGCGTGGTCAACACCGCGCCGGATATAGTCTTTGAAGTACCGCGGGTAGCGCTTTGCCATTTCGGCCTGCGTAGCTTTAAAGGGTCTTAAGCCGATAAACGTCAACGCCTCGCGACGCACGTTGTCTAGAAGCAGGCGAGCGGCAACGTAAGAATAATTTGGCTCCTTTTCAATCAAGGTCCGCGCACTCATCACGAGCGCTGGACCTATATTGTCGTCCGGGATCTCATCAAACAGATTGCGTAATGTCTCCTGAAGGATGACTTGCCCATCGACTTCATCAAGACCGCGGCAGGCCTCTGTAACAATCGCTTCAAGGCGCACCATATCCAAGAGCTTTTTCGTGCCATCGGCGAGTTTCGTCGTTATGGTTGGTGTTTTGTCCTGGCGATCGTTCTTCAGTTGTTCCCTTTGGGCGCGCGCGCGCGTGCGCTCTTCGCGATAAATGACGTAGGCGCGGGCAACCTTATGCTCGCCTGAACGCATGAGTGCGAGCTCAACCTGGTCTTGGATGTCTTCGATGTGCGTCGTCCCACCGCCTGGTATGCGCCGGGTGATGGCGTTCACTGCCTGCTCGGTTAACCGGGCGACGGTTTCATGGATCCGGCTAGACGCCGCGGCGGTGCCACCCTCTACCTTGAGGAAGGCTTTGGTCATGGCGACCATGATTTTGTTTGGGTCGAATGTCGTCACCTTACCGTTGCGACGGATGACCCTAAATTCACCTGGTCTGTTGGCAGCGAGCTCTGCTTTGAGATTGTCCAATCCCGCGGCATTTCCCCCGTTATCGTGCGTTGGCGCTATGGTGGACGGCGCATCGGCCGTGGCGCTCGTTATTTTGTCAACCTCCATCTGTTGCCCCTCCTCAAGGGTCGGAACGGATTGTTTTTGCCGTCTCTTCGGCCTTGTGGGAAACCTTAGAAACACGTTTATCTTCGAGACATAATGCCCTGTATAGCACCACAATAGAGTGTGGTCAAGGGGTAATTAAAACACAATATACTGTGGTGAGGCTGTGAAATCGCGGGGGATTATTAGGGTATAGCTTGGGGATAAAGCTGTGAACTATTCGTAAATCAGTGACTTACTTTTCTGCCGGGGAAGGTGTGGATGACTGCCATGGAGGTTCCAGTGATCCATGGATAATGTGACCTCTGTCACAAAGCGAAAGAATTACCAACCGCGCGCCCGGGATCCGGGCGAACGTGCGCTGAACGGCGTCTTGCAAAATAGCCCTTGATCCCGATTCTTTCGGCCATCAAACTGTCTGCCGATTTTAATCTGGACGGGAGGACCCAGCATGGCGCTTGCACATAATCTTGGATTTCCGCGTATCGGGGCAAAGCGCGAACTGAAGCGGGCGTTAGAAAGTTACTGGCAGTGCGCGATCTCTCGCGCCGAGCTTGAGGATACCGGCAGGCGCCTTCGCGCTAAACACTGGGAACAACAGGCCACAGCAGGCTTAGATCTGATCCCGGTTGGTGAATTTTCATGGTACGACCAGGTTTTGGATATGTCCGTTCTACTCGGTGTGGTGCCGCCGCGTTTTGGCAATATCGAAGATGATGTGCCGCTTGATACCTATTTTCGAATGGCCCGAGGCTGTGCGCCAACGGGTGAGGACGTGCCCGCCTGCGAGATGACCAAGTGGTTTGATACGAATTATCACTACATCGTACCGGAGTTTGGGGCCGAGCAGGCATTCCGGATCGCATCCCATTCGCTTTTCGAAGAAATTAAAACAGCACAGGCGGCGGGCCATGCGCTGAAACCCGTGCTCATTGGACCGTTGACTTATCTCTGGCTCGGGAAAATCAAGACCGGGGCATTTGACAAGCTTGGGCTTCTGGATGGCTTGTTACCCGTATATCGAGAGATTCTCGAGAAACTTGCGAGCCAAGGCATACAGTGGGTACAGATGGATGAACCCATCTTAGTACTCGACCTGCCGTCTGAGTGGCAAGCTGCTTTTGAAAAGTGCTACAAAGTATTGCAAGGCACAACTTCAAAAATCTTGCTCTCAACCTATTTTGGTGATCTTTCAGATAATGCCGTCACGGCAACCCATCTACCGGTCGATGGACTGCACATCGATCTCGTTCGTGCCCCGAATCAACTTGAGAACGTCATCGAACTGATGCCTTCCGACATGGTGCTGTCGCTCGGTGCCGTAGACGGACGCAATGTTTGGCGAACGGATCTGAATAACGCCTTGTCCCAGCTCGAACGGGCGGCAGAGCGGCTCGGTGATCGCGTGTGGGTCGCTCCTTCGTGCTCACTGTTGCATTGTCCAGTGGATTTAGATTTGGAGGATAAGCTTGATGAAGAATTGAAATCATGGCTTGCCTTTGCGAAGCAAAAATTGGATGAGGTCGTTGCGCTGAAGCGGGCATTGACGGAGGGACGTGATGCAGTCGCCGATAAGCTCGCGGCATCAAGTCAAGCTATTCAGTCTCGACGCAGATCGCCGCGTATCCACAACGCTGAAGTGGAAGAACGCCTCGATCAAGTCAATGATGCAATGGCGCGCCGCAAGGATGTTTTTGCCTCGCGCATTCTGCTTCAGCAGGAGAAACTCCGCTTACCTAAGTTTCCAACCACAACGATCGGGTCATTCCCACAGACAACCGAGATCCGCAAGACGCGGCGCGACTTCAAGAATGGTAAGCTTGACCGAGAGACCTATGTTGAGCGGATACGCAGCGAGATTGAACATGTGGTGCGCAAGCAAGAAGAGTACGGGCTCGATGTGATCGTGCATGGAGAGGCTGAACGCAATGATATGGTCGAATATTTTGGCGAGGCACTCGCCGGTTTTGCTTTTACGCAAAATGCCTGGGTGCAGAGTTATGGCTCGCGCTGCGTGAAACCTCCGATCATCTTCGGAGATGTCAGTCGGCCGGCGCCTATCACAGTAGAATGGAGCACCTATGCGCAAACGCTCACGGACCGACCTGTAAAAGGTATGCTGACTGGCCCCGTGACTATCCTGCAATGGTCATTTGTACGGGATGACCAGCCGCGCTCGGACACCTGTTTGCAAATAGCGTTAGCGCTTCGGGATGAGGTGGTCGATTTGGAAAAAGCGGGTATTAAGATAATCCAGATTGATGAGCCGGCCATGCGTGAAGGGCTCCCGTTGAGACAAGGGGAATGGAAGCCCTATTTGGACTGGGCAGTGAAGGCCTTTCGGATTGCCGCTGGGGGCGTCAGGAATGATACCCAAGTCCACACTCACATGTGTTATTCGGAGTTTAACGATATCATCGAGGCCATTGCTGACATGGACGCCGATGTCATCACGATTGAAACGTCGCGCTCGGATATGGAACTGCTTGAGGCGTTTATTGGGTTTGAATATCCAAACCAGATTGGCCCGGGCGTCTTCGACATCCATTCTCCTCGGGTCACCCCAGTGAAAGACATGGTAAGGTTGATTC
This Gammaproteobacteria bacterium DNA region includes the following protein-coding sequences:
- a CDS encoding ribonucleoside-diphosphate reductase subunit alpha; amino-acid sequence: MEVDKITSATADAPSTIAPTHDNGGNAAGLDNLKAELAANRPGEFRVIRRNGKVTTFDPNKIMVAMTKAFLKVEGGTAAASSRIHETVARLTEQAVNAITRRIPGGGTTHIEDIQDQVELALMRSGEHKVARAYVIYREERTRARAQREQLKNDRQDKTPTITTKLADGTKKLLDMVRLEAIVTEACRGLDEVDGQVILQETLRNLFDEIPDDNIGPALVMSARTLIEKEPNYSYVAARLLLDNVRREALTFIGLRPFKATQAEMAKRYPRYFKDYIRRGVDHALLDNELTRYDLELLGNALKPERDQQFTYLGLQTLYDRYFIHHGGTHFELPQAFFMRVAMGLAINESKREERTIEFYNVLSSFDFMSSTPTLFNAGTRRPQLSSCYLTTIPDDLDGIYSAIKDDALLSKYAGGLGNDWTRVRAMGAHIRGTNGKSQGIVPFLKVANDTAVAVNQGGKRKGAMCAYLESWHLDIEEFLELRKNTGEDRRRTHDMNTANWIPDLFMKRVNSEAQWTLFSPDEVPDLHDLFGEAFEKRYAEYEEMAAQGKIKNFKVINAVDLWRKKLSMLYETGHPWMTFKDPCNLRSPQQHMGVIHSSNLCTEITLNTSDDEIAVCNLGSVNLAHHVDHNGLNTYKLENTVDTAIRMLDNVIDVNYYSVNQARRSNLKHRPIGLGLMGFQDALYKLRLPYASEAAVEFSDRTMEAISYYAIKASTNLAAERGPYASFDGSFWSQGILPIDSVDLLKKSRGDSLKIDRSTTLDWDGLRERVKTVGMRNSNCMAIAPTATISNICGVTQSI
- the metE gene encoding 5-methyltetrahydropteroyltriglutamate--homocysteine S-methyltransferase yields the protein MALAHNLGFPRIGAKRELKRALESYWQCAISRAELEDTGRRLRAKHWEQQATAGLDLIPVGEFSWYDQVLDMSVLLGVVPPRFGNIEDDVPLDTYFRMARGCAPTGEDVPACEMTKWFDTNYHYIVPEFGAEQAFRIASHSLFEEIKTAQAAGHALKPVLIGPLTYLWLGKIKTGAFDKLGLLDGLLPVYREILEKLASQGIQWVQMDEPILVLDLPSEWQAAFEKCYKVLQGTTSKILLSTYFGDLSDNAVTATHLPVDGLHIDLVRAPNQLENVIELMPSDMVLSLGAVDGRNVWRTDLNNALSQLERAAERLGDRVWVAPSCSLLHCPVDLDLEDKLDEELKSWLAFAKQKLDEVVALKRALTEGRDAVADKLAASSQAIQSRRRSPRIHNAEVEERLDQVNDAMARRKDVFASRILLQQEKLRLPKFPTTTIGSFPQTTEIRKTRRDFKNGKLDRETYVERIRSEIEHVVRKQEEYGLDVIVHGEAERNDMVEYFGEALAGFAFTQNAWVQSYGSRCVKPPIIFGDVSRPAPITVEWSTYAQTLTDRPVKGMLTGPVTILQWSFVRDDQPRSDTCLQIALALRDEVVDLEKAGIKIIQIDEPAMREGLPLRQGEWKPYLDWAVKAFRIAAGGVRNDTQVHTHMCYSEFNDIIEAIADMDADVITIETSRSDMELLEAFIGFEYPNQIGPGVFDIHSPRVTPVKDMVRLIQKAEQHIPAERLWLNPDCGLKTRDWPEVESSLKNMVQAARILREGGDANAAA